One genomic window of Thermodesulfobacteriota bacterium includes the following:
- a CDS encoding amidohydrolase gives MHFDTVIHNCTIITANHKFDIVKHGIICIKNGRLEKISTKAHEQKLPDSKKVIDAKNGIVMPGLINTHTHLPMTLFRGLADDLPLDTWLNEHIFPAEKKHINSESIRYGTLLACCEMLLSGTTTCCDGYFLEDTVAEAVSESGMRAILGQGVIDFPAPGVADPSNNIKNAVEFAKKWLGVSPNIIPSIFCHSPYTCSTRTLKQAKTAATNQGLLFQIHVSETKQELYQMQSEHRMTPVEYLDSIGILDANTLCAHCVWLDGDDIEIIAKQNAKISHNPESNMKLAAGVAPVPRCLNSGITVGLGTDGCASNNNLDLFQEMDMAAKLHKVVSHDPTAMEAKSVITMATLAGARAIGLDNEIGSLEVGKQADLIIIDTDKPHLKPMYNPVSHIVYAALGSDVQDVLVAGNILVRNRKLQTLDLDSTLKKVNKISRLISSKNYVPENRTPIFTDSHRF, from the coding sequence ATGCATTTCGATACCGTTATCCACAACTGCACCATCATTACAGCTAATCATAAATTTGATATTGTTAAACACGGTATCATCTGCATAAAAAACGGCCGCCTTGAAAAAATTTCTACCAAGGCTCATGAGCAAAAGCTTCCGGACTCAAAAAAGGTAATCGACGCCAAAAACGGGATTGTCATGCCCGGCTTGATCAACACACACACCCATCTTCCCATGACGCTTTTCCGCGGGCTCGCCGATGACCTGCCCTTGGATACCTGGCTGAATGAACATATTTTCCCTGCTGAAAAAAAACATATCAACTCCGAATCCATCCGTTATGGAACTCTTCTGGCCTGCTGTGAAATGCTGCTTTCGGGAACGACCACCTGCTGTGACGGATACTTTCTGGAAGATACAGTTGCCGAAGCTGTAAGCGAATCCGGTATGCGGGCGATACTGGGTCAGGGAGTGATCGATTTTCCGGCTCCCGGAGTTGCCGATCCGTCGAATAACATAAAAAACGCTGTGGAGTTTGCCAAAAAATGGCTGGGTGTTTCTCCCAACATCATCCCTTCGATATTTTGCCATTCGCCTTATACCTGCTCCACCCGCACATTGAAGCAAGCCAAAACGGCTGCAACCAACCAAGGCCTTCTTTTCCAGATTCATGTTTCAGAGACAAAACAGGAACTTTATCAGATGCAGTCTGAACACCGGATGACGCCGGTTGAATATCTGGACAGCATCGGCATACTGGATGCCAACACGCTTTGCGCCCATTGTGTCTGGTTAGACGGTGATGACATTGAAATTATAGCTAAACAAAATGCAAAAATTTCCCATAACCCCGAAAGCAATATGAAGCTTGCCGCAGGGGTGGCACCGGTACCACGCTGTTTGAATTCCGGGATAACGGTGGGTCTGGGTACGGACGGATGTGCCAGCAATAACAACCTTGATCTTTTCCAGGAAATGGATATGGCGGCAAAGCTTCACAAGGTTGTCAGCCACGATCCCACTGCCATGGAGGCAAAATCTGTGATTACCATGGCCACCTTGGCCGGTGCCAGGGCCATCGGTCTGGACAATGAGATAGGTTCTTTAGAAGTCGGCAAACAGGCAGACCTTATTATTATTGATACGGACAAGCCGCACCTGAAGCCTATGTATAATCCGGTATCCCATATTGTTTATGCCGCTTTGGGATCCGATGTGCAGGACGTACTGGTTGCGGGTAACATACTGGTGAGAAACCGAAAGCTGCAGACTTTAGATCTGGACAGCACCCTTAAAAAAGTTAACAAAATCAGTAGGTTGATTAGCAGCAAAAATTATGTCCCTGAAAATAGGACACCGATTTTCACAGATTCACACAGATTTTAA